In the genome of Alkalibaculum bacchi, one region contains:
- a CDS encoding PLP-dependent aminotransferase family protein — translation MDQMILDYSNREPIYIQIYNHFKEEIINRNLQKGEKLPSIRELSADINVSKTTIETAYNQLVVEGYVNNVPKSGYYVVEIKDYLFPETKKSVKQDQIVQSRDYINNGVDKKSFDIKVWKRIYGNVLLEQENELYTSGDEQGELVLRENICRFVQKTRGVHCTSSQIVIGAGMQSLLGILCSLLKTKYRNVAMESPGFTHAKSTFEDYSMNIIPIGVSEEGIDIDILKKSNAKMVFLSPSHQYPTGSVMPIDKRLEVLNWAKEKDALILEDDYDCLIRYESRPIPALQGLDSTGHVIYFGSFSKILLPSIRISYMILPQSILELYTSYKRQFSQSSSKMEQLALAQFMEEGYLKKHLRKIKKIYYRKNELIVNFIKKNARNKINILGHDSGLHMMFEITTNKEVSEILKDAESQNIHLELVEGFQKDKLVVVFTYSGLEEDVIEKTLDLLMKKVF, via the coding sequence ATGGATCAAATGATATTAGATTATAGTAATAGAGAACCTATATACATACAGATATACAATCACTTTAAAGAAGAAATCATAAATCGCAATCTTCAAAAAGGCGAGAAATTGCCCTCCATCCGAGAATTATCTGCGGATATCAATGTGAGTAAAACCACAATAGAAACTGCGTATAATCAATTAGTAGTAGAAGGGTATGTCAATAATGTTCCTAAGAGCGGTTATTATGTAGTGGAAATAAAAGATTATCTATTTCCTGAAACAAAAAAATCAGTTAAGCAAGACCAAATTGTTCAAAGTAGGGATTATATTAATAATGGAGTAGATAAAAAGAGTTTTGATATAAAAGTATGGAAAAGAATATATGGAAATGTACTTTTAGAGCAAGAAAATGAACTGTATACAAGCGGAGATGAACAAGGAGAACTCGTCTTAAGAGAGAATATTTGTCGTTTTGTGCAAAAAACCAGAGGGGTTCACTGTACATCAAGCCAAATTGTTATTGGTGCTGGTATGCAATCCCTTCTCGGTATTCTTTGCTCCCTCTTAAAGACAAAATATCGTAATGTAGCTATGGAATCTCCCGGTTTTACTCATGCAAAGAGCACTTTTGAGGATTACAGTATGAACATCATTCCTATAGGAGTATCTGAAGAAGGTATTGATATTGATATACTAAAAAAATCCAATGCAAAGATGGTGTTTTTAAGCCCTTCTCATCAGTATCCTACAGGTTCTGTAATGCCAATAGATAAGCGATTAGAAGTTTTGAATTGGGCAAAAGAAAAAGACGCGCTTATTTTGGAAGATGATTACGACTGTCTCATTCGTTATGAATCTAGACCTATACCTGCCCTTCAAGGTTTAGATAGTACAGGTCATGTCATATATTTTGGTTCTTTCTCTAAGATTCTTTTGCCGTCCATCCGAATCAGTTATATGATCTTACCGCAGTCTATTTTAGAATTGTATACTTCTTATAAAAGGCAATTTTCACAATCTTCTTCCAAAATGGAGCAGCTAGCTTTAGCTCAATTTATGGAGGAAGGTTATTTGAAAAAACACTTAAGGAAAATCAAAAAGATTTACTATCGCAAAAATGAGCTCATAGTAAATTTTATTAAAAAGAACGCAAGAAATAAAATCAATATATTAGGTCACGATTCGGGTCTTCATATGATGTTTGAAATTACTACAAACAAGGAGGTAAGTGAAATCCTAAAAGATGCGGAAAGTCAAAATATCCATCTAGAATTAGTAGAAGGGTTTCAAAAAGATAAGCTCGTCGTAGTTTTTACTTACAGTGGTTTAGAAGAAGATGTGATAGAAAAAACATTGGATCTACTTATGAAAAAAGTTTTCTAG
- a CDS encoding phosphomannomutase/phosphoglucomutase: MSLLKLQNGSDVRGIAVAGVPGEEVNLTPEAVSKIAYAFKAWLKNKFGKEELSLAIGRDSRISGETLVQAAIKGMKGQNTTIFNCEMASTPAMFMSTLDDEINADGAIMITASHLPFNRNGLKFFTKDGGADSKDIKAILDIAETQNPQYEDNGRVEKFDFISKYAEALVNKIKESTGEDKPFENCKIIVDAGNGAGGFFAEKVLQPLGADTEGSLYLNPDGNFPNHQPNPENQEAMDAICKGVLDSNADLGIIFDTDVDRAAVVDRNGKSINRNALIALMSAIVLKDSPNSTIVTDSVTSVGLKKFIESKGGKHHRFMRGYKNVINEAIRLNKEGTEAHLAIETSGHCALKENYFLDDGAYLVTKVLILFAELRKEGKDLEDLIGSLEEPVESIEVRGKINDQDFKAYGNQVLEDFRDYMNTVEGWSAETPNYEGVRVNCEKEEGWCLVRLSLHDPVMVINIESNLSDGCEKIKKKLFDFLSKYKALSFV, from the coding sequence GTGAGTCTATTAAAATTACAAAATGGTTCCGATGTTAGAGGTATTGCTGTAGCAGGAGTACCTGGAGAAGAAGTGAACTTAACACCTGAAGCAGTTTCGAAAATTGCCTATGCCTTTAAAGCATGGTTGAAGAATAAATTTGGAAAAGAAGAATTATCTTTAGCTATTGGAAGGGATAGCAGAATATCAGGAGAGACGTTAGTACAGGCTGCTATTAAAGGCATGAAAGGACAAAACACAACGATCTTTAATTGCGAAATGGCTTCTACTCCAGCTATGTTTATGAGTACTTTAGACGATGAGATTAATGCAGATGGAGCTATAATGATAACAGCGAGTCATCTTCCTTTTAATAGGAATGGACTTAAGTTCTTTACAAAAGACGGAGGGGCAGACAGCAAGGATATTAAAGCAATTCTAGATATTGCAGAAACTCAAAATCCTCAATACGAAGACAATGGAAGAGTTGAAAAATTCGATTTTATCAGTAAATATGCTGAAGCGTTAGTAAATAAAATTAAAGAATCTACAGGTGAAGACAAGCCATTTGAAAATTGTAAGATTATTGTAGATGCTGGTAATGGTGCAGGTGGATTTTTTGCTGAAAAAGTGCTGCAGCCATTAGGCGCAGATACAGAAGGAAGTTTGTATCTAAATCCTGACGGGAACTTTCCTAATCATCAACCTAATCCAGAAAATCAAGAGGCAATGGATGCCATTTGCAAAGGTGTTTTAGATAGTAACGCTGATTTAGGTATTATATTTGATACAGATGTAGACAGAGCGGCAGTAGTAGATCGCAATGGAAAATCTATTAATAGAAATGCTTTAATTGCTTTAATGTCAGCAATTGTTTTAAAAGATTCTCCTAATAGCACAATTGTGACGGATTCTGTAACTTCAGTAGGTTTGAAAAAATTCATTGAATCAAAGGGTGGGAAGCACCACAGATTTATGAGAGGATATAAAAATGTCATAAATGAAGCTATCCGTTTAAATAAAGAAGGCACAGAAGCTCATCTAGCTATAGAAACAAGTGGTCACTGTGCATTAAAGGAAAATTACTTTTTAGATGATGGAGCTTATTTAGTGACAAAAGTCTTAATCCTATTTGCAGAATTAAGAAAAGAAGGAAAAGATCTAGAAGACCTTATAGGAAGTCTTGAGGAGCCAGTAGAATCAATTGAAGTTAGGGGCAAGATTAATGATCAAGATTTTAAAGCATATGGAAATCAAGTTCTCGAGGACTTTAGAGATTATATGAATACTGTAGAAGGCTGGTCGGCAGAAACTCCTAATTATGAAGGGGTAAGAGTAAATTGCGAAAAAGAAGAAGGCTGGTGCTTAGTGAGATTATCATTACACGACCCAGTAATGGTAATAAACATTGAGTCTAATCTATCTGATGGTTGTGAGAAGATTAAGAAGAAGTTATTTGATTTCTTAAGTAAATATAAAGCCTTATCTTTTGTATAA
- a CDS encoding flavodoxin family protein, with protein MKVFAMMSSHRKNKNTEHLLDYFLEGLDSKNEIVKKRLVDLDINICTACEYCRDHLGECIFKDDMSQIIQGMLESDLIVLATPLYFNSVTTRLKIMIDRNQVLYNSWYHIKDPIFKERKPVVILSVGGSRHYSNQFEGVTAETQHFLTNIKGTLLDFIKYNNSDRVSLIDNEEVREEVVKKALEIEKIVNNKSWM; from the coding sequence ATGAAAGTTTTTGCAATGATGTCTAGTCATAGAAAAAACAAAAACACAGAACATCTTTTGGATTATTTTCTAGAGGGATTAGATTCTAAAAATGAAATAGTAAAGAAAAGGCTTGTAGATTTAGATATCAATATTTGCACTGCTTGCGAGTATTGTAGAGATCACTTGGGTGAGTGCATTTTTAAAGATGATATGAGCCAAATCATTCAAGGGATGCTAGAAAGTGATTTGATTGTTCTCGCTACACCTCTGTATTTTAATAGTGTTACTACTAGATTAAAGATTATGATCGATCGAAATCAAGTTCTATACAATTCTTGGTATCATATTAAAGATCCAATATTTAAAGAAAGAAAGCCTGTAGTAATCCTTTCTGTTGGAGGTTCTAGACATTATAGCAATCAATTTGAAGGAGTTACAGCAGAAACACAACATTTTCTTACGAATATTAAAGGTACATTGCTAGACTTCATTAAATATAACAATTCCGATCGCGTTAGTTTAATAGACAATGAAGAAGTAAGAGAAGAGGTTGTGAAAAAAGCTTTAGAAATTGAAAAGATAGTAAATAATAAAAGTTGGATGTAG
- the ileS gene encoding isoleucine--tRNA ligase, with protein sequence MAVFKELSNSPIADTEKKISDFWSEIDILKKSIDNREGNENFVFYEGPPTANGKPGIHHVLARTLKDSVCKYKTMTGYRVERKAGWDTHGLPVEIEVEKQLNISSKKEIEEYGIAGFNKACKESVFTYEALWREMSERMAYFIDLENPYITLDNNYIESVWWILNRFFNEDYIYEGHKILPYCPRCGTGLASHEVAQGYQEIKSNTVIVPIKRKDADEYFLVWTTTPWTLASNVALAVHPTADYVRVKSQDNTFIVAKALAGKVFGDDFEIVDEFKGSELEYVEYEQLMPFLQVNKKAFFVTLADYVTTDDGTGIVHIAPAFGEDDYQIGRKYNLPVLNPVDEEGKYTDTPWKGTFVIDADLDIIKWLKEEGKLFKKEKVAHNYPHCWRCKTPLIYYAKPSWYIEITKLKDKLIENNNSVEWYPDFVGEKRFGNWLENLNDWAISRSRYWGTPLNIWRCECGHLESVGSRKELVEKAIEDIDESIELHRPYVDDVHFHCSKCGGTMTRVPDVIDCWFDSGSMPFAQYHYPFENKEKFESQFPADFINEGIDQTRGWFYSLIAISTFVMGVAPYKKVLVNDLILDAEGRKMSKSRGNTVDPFQLFDQYGADALRWYLLYVSPAWTPTRFDIEGLKEVQSKFFNTMKNVYNFFTLYANTDNLNPKDFIVEVKNRPEIDRWLLSKYNSLIREVRREMDIFDLTKAVRKIQDFINEDLSNWYIRRNRRRFWAKDMTEDKKSVFGTTYEVLVGISKLIAPFAPYISEEVYQKLTGEESVHLADYPVCDESIIDLELENRMELVRNLVSLGRAAREEAQIKVRQPLHKIIVDGKYKKNIDYLVPLIMEELNIKDVDFEDDLSTFLNFSLKPDFKVAGPILGAKVKLLGKALSKASADELVPKLESGEKVVLTIDGEELEVSKDFIDVRISSKEGFNVQMENNIFVILDTNIDDELKVEGYVREVISKIQQLRKSNGFEVMDNIDIKVNGEVEVIEAVKKYEEIIKEETLGLSISYTDEELDKQNINGHETGIAVIKRV encoded by the coding sequence ATGGCAGTATTTAAAGAATTGTCTAATTCACCAATTGCTGATACGGAAAAGAAAATATCAGACTTTTGGAGCGAAATCGATATCTTAAAGAAGAGTATCGATAATAGAGAGGGAAATGAGAATTTTGTATTTTACGAAGGACCACCAACAGCTAACGGTAAGCCCGGAATCCACCATGTTTTAGCTCGAACTTTAAAAGATTCGGTATGTAAATATAAAACCATGACAGGTTATAGAGTAGAGAGAAAGGCTGGATGGGATACTCACGGATTACCAGTAGAAATTGAAGTAGAAAAACAATTAAATATATCAAGTAAAAAAGAAATTGAAGAGTATGGAATTGCTGGGTTTAACAAAGCATGTAAAGAGTCTGTATTCACTTACGAGGCGTTATGGCGTGAGATGAGTGAGCGAATGGCATATTTCATAGACTTAGAAAATCCTTATATCACTCTTGATAATAATTACATTGAAAGTGTATGGTGGATTTTAAATAGGTTCTTTAATGAAGATTATATCTATGAAGGACACAAGATTCTTCCATACTGTCCAAGATGTGGGACAGGCTTAGCTTCTCATGAAGTAGCTCAAGGTTATCAAGAAATCAAAAGCAACACCGTTATTGTTCCTATAAAGAGAAAAGATGCAGACGAGTATTTTCTTGTTTGGACTACAACTCCTTGGACATTAGCTTCTAATGTAGCTTTAGCAGTTCATCCAACAGCAGATTATGTAAGGGTTAAAAGTCAAGATAATACCTTTATTGTTGCAAAAGCCCTTGCAGGTAAAGTTTTTGGTGATGATTTTGAGATTGTTGATGAATTCAAGGGTTCTGAGCTAGAATATGTAGAATATGAGCAGCTGATGCCATTTTTACAAGTAAATAAGAAAGCATTTTTTGTTACACTAGCTGATTATGTTACCACAGATGATGGAACTGGTATTGTACACATTGCACCTGCATTTGGTGAAGATGACTATCAAATTGGTAGAAAGTACAATCTTCCTGTTTTAAATCCAGTGGATGAAGAAGGAAAGTATACAGATACGCCTTGGAAAGGCACTTTTGTAATAGATGCAGATTTAGACATTATTAAATGGCTAAAAGAAGAAGGCAAATTATTTAAAAAGGAAAAAGTAGCTCATAATTATCCTCATTGCTGGAGATGTAAAACTCCTTTAATATACTATGCGAAGCCAAGCTGGTATATCGAAATAACAAAACTAAAAGACAAACTTATTGAAAACAACAATAGCGTAGAGTGGTATCCAGATTTTGTTGGAGAAAAACGCTTTGGAAACTGGTTAGAAAATTTAAACGACTGGGCCATTTCAAGGTCTAGATATTGGGGAACGCCATTAAATATTTGGCGTTGTGAATGTGGTCATCTTGAATCTGTTGGTTCTCGTAAAGAGTTAGTAGAGAAAGCCATAGAGGATATTGATGAGAGCATTGAATTACATCGCCCCTATGTAGACGATGTCCACTTCCATTGCTCAAAATGTGGAGGCACTATGACTAGAGTACCTGATGTTATTGATTGTTGGTTTGACTCTGGATCTATGCCATTTGCACAATATCATTATCCATTTGAAAACAAAGAAAAGTTCGAATCTCAATTTCCGGCAGACTTCATTAATGAAGGTATTGATCAGACTAGAGGGTGGTTCTATTCCTTAATAGCAATATCCACTTTTGTAATGGGGGTTGCTCCATACAAGAAAGTATTAGTTAATGATTTAATACTAGATGCAGAAGGCAGAAAAATGTCTAAGTCTAGGGGAAATACTGTTGATCCTTTCCAACTCTTTGATCAATACGGTGCAGATGCCCTAAGATGGTACTTGCTATATGTATCTCCGGCATGGACTCCTACTCGATTTGATATTGAGGGATTAAAAGAAGTACAAAGTAAATTCTTCAATACCATGAAGAATGTATATAATTTCTTTACTTTGTACGCAAATACAGATAATCTTAATCCTAAAGATTTTATTGTAGAGGTTAAAAATAGACCAGAGATTGACAGATGGTTATTATCTAAATATAATAGCTTAATTAGAGAAGTCAGAAGAGAAATGGATATTTTCGACCTGACAAAAGCTGTTCGAAAAATCCAAGATTTCATCAATGAAGATTTGTCTAATTGGTATATCCGAAGAAACCGAAGAAGATTCTGGGCTAAGGATATGACTGAAGATAAAAAATCTGTATTTGGTACAACCTATGAAGTGTTAGTTGGCATTAGCAAATTGATTGCTCCATTTGCCCCATATATATCTGAAGAAGTATATCAGAAATTAACTGGTGAGGAATCTGTTCACCTTGCAGATTATCCTGTTTGTGATGAGTCTATTATCGATTTAGAATTAGAAAATCGAATGGAATTAGTTCGAAATCTTGTAAGCTTAGGTAGAGCAGCGAGAGAAGAAGCACAAATTAAGGTAAGACAACCTCTTCATAAAATCATCGTCGATGGAAAATATAAAAAGAACATCGATTATTTAGTTCCTTTGATTATGGAAGAACTCAATATAAAAGATGTGGATTTTGAAGATGATTTGAGCACCTTTCTAAACTTTAGCTTAAAGCCAGACTTTAAAGTAGCTGGACCTATTTTAGGTGCTAAAGTTAAACTATTAGGTAAAGCTTTATCTAAGGCCAGCGCAGATGAACTAGTGCCAAAACTTGAAAGCGGTGAAAAAGTAGTTCTAACTATTGATGGCGAAGAACTAGAAGTGTCAAAAGACTTTATTGATGTTCGTATTTCATCTAAAGAAGGCTTTAATGTTCAAATGGAAAACAATATATTTGTCATTCTTGATACAAATATTGATGATGAACTTAAAGTAGAAGGGTATGTTCGCGAAGTCATTTCTAAAATTCAACAATTGAGAAAATCAAATGGCTTTGAAGTCATGGATAATATTGATATTAAAGTAAACGGTGAAGTTGAAGTAATAGAAGCGGTTAAAAAATATGAAGAGATTATTAAAGAAGAAACCCTAGGACTTAGCATATCTTATACAGATGAAGAATTAGACAAACAAAATATCAATGGACATGAAACAGGAATTGCAGTCATAAAGAGAGTTTGA